One region of Streptomyces rishiriensis genomic DNA includes:
- a CDS encoding DoxX family protein, whose amino-acid sequence MSETTASLAATTTAAAPASASAIARGRRARIALRGLQVLLALFYGIASALPKLIAHPSASDAFDELGWGSGGMYTIGALELAGAVALLIPVLQSVAAMALGALMVGAFVVQVVVFDGQNAATPLILLVPLALIAWKRWESNAELLRWARRAA is encoded by the coding sequence ATGTCCGAGACCACGGCTTCCCTCGCCGCCACCACTACGGCCGCCGCGCCGGCGTCCGCGTCCGCGATCGCGCGAGGCCGCCGGGCCCGGATCGCCCTGCGAGGCTTGCAGGTGCTCCTCGCGCTCTTCTACGGCATCGCCAGTGCGCTGCCGAAGCTGATCGCACACCCGTCGGCCTCCGATGCCTTCGATGAGCTGGGCTGGGGCAGCGGGGGCATGTACACCATCGGCGCCCTGGAACTGGCCGGTGCGGTCGCCCTGCTGATTCCGGTGCTCCAGTCCGTGGCGGCGATGGCGCTGGGGGCGCTGATGGTGGGCGCGTTCGTCGTCCAGGTCGTCGTCTTCGACGGCCAGAACGCGGCGACGCCGCTCATCCTGCTCGTACCGCTGGCGCTCATCGCCTGGAAGCGCTGGGAGTCCAACGCGGAGCTGCTGCGGTGGGCACGGCGAGCAGCGTGA
- a CDS encoding DUF7873 family protein — translation MAKLNQIIAVEKGVKSKAHQDLSTAQHGLQKPALLAGISRTYQPKDEEGEQLPPESTRVQVKAEDVLRETAATLTRLFDVTATKDWANCTARADVTVDGRVLVADVPVSYLLFLEKQLVDLSAFVRRLPVLDASESWAQDPSTDAWKTEPVRTLRTKKVPRNHVKAEATDKHPAQVEVYYEDVPVGYWTTVKFSGALPARRVNELLTRLEKVQQAVKFAREEANGADVVDQRVGDAVFGYLFG, via the coding sequence GTGGCGAAACTCAATCAGATCATCGCAGTCGAGAAGGGCGTCAAGTCCAAGGCCCACCAGGACCTGAGCACGGCTCAGCACGGGCTCCAGAAGCCCGCTTTGCTGGCCGGCATCTCGCGGACCTACCAGCCCAAGGACGAGGAGGGCGAGCAGCTGCCGCCCGAGTCGACACGGGTGCAGGTCAAGGCCGAGGACGTGCTGCGGGAGACCGCGGCCACGCTCACCCGGCTGTTCGACGTCACCGCCACGAAGGACTGGGCCAACTGCACCGCCCGCGCCGACGTGACGGTCGACGGCCGTGTTCTCGTCGCCGACGTACCGGTGTCCTATCTGCTCTTCCTCGAGAAGCAGCTCGTCGACCTGAGCGCCTTCGTGCGCAGGCTGCCCGTGCTCGACGCCTCCGAGTCCTGGGCGCAGGACCCGTCCACCGACGCGTGGAAGACCGAGCCGGTGCGGACGCTGCGCACCAAGAAGGTGCCGCGCAACCATGTGAAGGCGGAGGCGACCGACAAGCACCCGGCGCAGGTCGAGGTGTACTACGAGGACGTGCCGGTCGGCTACTGGACGACCGTGAAGTTCTCGGGAGCCCTCCCGGCCCGCCGGGTCAACGAGCTTCTGACGCGCCTGGAGAAGGTGCAGCAGGCGGTGAAGTTCGCCCGGGAGGAGGCGAACGGCGCCGATGTCGTCGACCAGCGGGTCGGTGACGCCGTGTTCGGCTATCTGTTCGGGTAG
- a CDS encoding NCS1 family nucleobase:cation symporter-1 → MSLADSAEATGAPAFVPDPRLTNEDLAPAGKRNWKVFDLFALWMSDVHNLGNYTFAAGLLVLGMNVWQVFTSLLVGFVLIYIGMNWMGRIGQRHGVPFPVVSRISFGVWGANVPALIRAVIAIMWYGIQTYLASVAVNVMLLAAWPGLESWTHSSFLGLDGLGWLSFVSLWLVQAMIISQGMESVRKFQDFCGPAIWLVMIALAVWVLSKAGWTISLTSTPHPVSVGEQWRQWFGAIGLILATYGTLMLNFCDFSRFAPDYRTVRRGNFWGLPLNSTAFVVVSVIVTAGSLEVFGEAVTDPAELVAKVGNTWVLVLGALTFAIATMGVNIVANFVSPAYDLANVWPQKITFRVGGMISTVAALVVTPWNLFSNPTVVNYFLGGLGAFLGPLFGVIMVDYYWVKRGRVDVNELFDATPGSRFYYRRGVNPKALWAFLPSAAVAAVLALVKTFSDVAPYSWFIGTALGAGLYVLLCRGERTAGSVVAAEKPAEV, encoded by the coding sequence GTGTCCCTCGCCGACAGCGCCGAAGCCACCGGCGCACCAGCGTTCGTCCCCGACCCCCGGCTCACCAACGAAGACCTCGCGCCCGCCGGAAAGCGGAACTGGAAGGTCTTCGACCTCTTCGCCCTGTGGATGTCGGACGTCCACAACCTCGGCAACTACACCTTCGCCGCCGGACTGCTGGTCCTCGGTATGAACGTGTGGCAGGTGTTCACGTCCCTCCTCGTCGGCTTCGTGCTCATCTACATCGGCATGAACTGGATGGGCCGGATCGGCCAGCGCCACGGTGTGCCCTTCCCGGTGGTCAGCCGCATCAGCTTCGGCGTCTGGGGCGCCAACGTCCCGGCCCTCATCCGCGCAGTGATCGCCATCATGTGGTACGGCATCCAGACCTACCTCGCCTCCGTCGCCGTCAATGTGATGCTGCTGGCGGCCTGGCCGGGCCTGGAATCCTGGACGCACAGTTCCTTCCTGGGCCTCGACGGGCTGGGCTGGCTCTCCTTCGTCTCCCTCTGGCTCGTCCAGGCGATGATCATCAGTCAGGGCATGGAGTCCGTGCGGAAGTTCCAGGACTTCTGCGGCCCGGCGATCTGGCTGGTGATGATCGCGCTGGCGGTGTGGGTGCTGTCCAAGGCCGGCTGGACCATCTCGCTCACCTCCACCCCGCACCCGGTCTCCGTGGGGGAGCAGTGGCGGCAGTGGTTCGGCGCGATCGGTCTGATCCTCGCCACGTACGGCACGCTGATGCTGAACTTCTGTGACTTCTCCCGCTTCGCGCCCGACTACCGGACGGTCCGCCGCGGCAACTTCTGGGGGCTGCCCCTCAACTCGACGGCGTTCGTGGTCGTCTCCGTCATCGTCACCGCCGGCTCGCTCGAGGTGTTCGGCGAGGCCGTCACCGACCCGGCGGAGCTGGTCGCGAAGGTCGGCAACACCTGGGTGCTCGTACTGGGCGCACTCACCTTCGCCATCGCCACCATGGGCGTCAACATCGTCGCCAACTTCGTGTCGCCGGCGTACGACCTCGCCAACGTCTGGCCGCAGAAGATCACCTTCAGGGTCGGCGGCATGATCAGCACGGTCGCGGCGCTCGTGGTCACCCCGTGGAACCTGTTCTCCAACCCCACGGTCGTCAACTACTTCCTCGGCGGCCTCGGCGCCTTCCTCGGCCCGCTGTTCGGCGTGATCATGGTGGACTACTACTGGGTCAAGCGCGGCCGCGTCGACGTGAACGAGCTGTTCGACGCCACCCCCGGCTCCCGCTTCTACTACCGCAGAGGCGTCAACCCCAAGGCGCTGTGGGCGTTCCTGCCCTCCGCGGCGGTCGCGGCGGTACTCGCGCTGGTGAAGACCTTCAGCGACGTGGCGCCGTACTCCTGGTTCATCGGGACGGCCCTGGGCGCCGGCCTGTACGTGCTGCTGTGCCGCGGTGAGCGGACCGCCGGGTCCGTGGTCGCGGCCGAGAAACCCGCGGAGGTCTGA
- a CDS encoding LamG domain-containing protein encodes MTGVLGAAGNAAADAPLDTPFTPVAPPHLAQAEQLVQYQRLLAAGHLPTGLTGHWPLDGSGADHSGHDHPVTPGAGSEWTTLRAGGELTLAASYAATASVLDTTAPFTVSAWVRLADDAAPTTMYTAVSQDGTGCSRFLLQYDDTAGAWAFKVRAEDQSVKISALATTTPVPGKWTHLTGVWDGAKVHLYVNGVPEGTADATLSWAAPQGFNIGRARWNGAYVNHFKGSVDDVRAYGRALTADEISLISGRTARLNNVYLIGAPSTVTWGTPDDLSSWTARARCSSFVTWTLKHTYAWATDAYFTQYFQDRIPEAADYRQAFAGGTAGPRFQQIRKVADLRPGDLIAVDYSGQVEGNTGHIVMVREIKGVFDGVADFTGETQYAVEVVDCTAEPHGVYALTNYPRYPDTRMVSLLAEEQFEGVGIGHMMFYASSATGEFSRYRWSVNTARDKAYPVASRPIAAARVV; translated from the coding sequence ATGACCGGCGTACTCGGAGCCGCCGGGAACGCCGCCGCCGACGCCCCGCTCGACACCCCTTTCACACCGGTCGCCCCACCCCATCTCGCCCAGGCCGAGCAACTGGTCCAGTACCAGCGCCTCCTGGCGGCCGGTCACCTGCCCACCGGCCTCACCGGCCACTGGCCGCTGGACGGCTCCGGCGCCGACCACTCCGGCCACGACCATCCCGTCACCCCCGGCGCCGGCTCCGAATGGACCACCCTGCGGGCGGGCGGCGAACTCACCCTGGCCGCGTCCTACGCCGCCACGGCCTCCGTGCTCGACACCACGGCCCCGTTCACCGTCTCCGCCTGGGTACGCCTCGCGGACGACGCCGCCCCGACCACCATGTACACGGCCGTCAGCCAGGACGGCACCGGGTGCAGCCGCTTCCTGCTCCAGTACGACGACACGGCGGGCGCATGGGCGTTCAAGGTGCGCGCCGAGGACCAGAGCGTCAAGATCTCCGCCCTCGCCACCACCACCCCCGTGCCCGGCAAGTGGACCCACCTGACCGGAGTGTGGGACGGCGCCAAGGTCCACCTGTACGTGAACGGCGTGCCCGAAGGCACCGCCGACGCCACCCTGTCCTGGGCCGCCCCCCAGGGCTTCAACATAGGCCGGGCCCGCTGGAACGGCGCCTACGTGAACCACTTCAAGGGCTCGGTCGACGATGTGCGGGCCTACGGCCGCGCCCTCACCGCCGACGAGATCTCCCTGATCAGCGGCCGCACGGCCCGCCTCAACAACGTCTACCTGATCGGCGCCCCGTCCACCGTCACCTGGGGCACACCCGACGACCTGTCGAGCTGGACAGCCCGGGCCCGCTGCTCGTCCTTCGTCACCTGGACGCTGAAGCACACCTACGCATGGGCCACCGACGCCTACTTCACCCAGTACTTCCAGGACCGCATCCCCGAGGCCGCCGACTACCGCCAGGCCTTCGCCGGGGGCACCGCCGGCCCGCGCTTCCAGCAGATCCGCAAGGTCGCCGACCTCCGGCCGGGCGATCTCATCGCGGTGGACTACAGCGGCCAGGTCGAGGGCAACACCGGCCACATCGTCATGGTCCGCGAGATCAAGGGCGTCTTCGACGGAGTCGCCGACTTCACCGGCGAGACCCAGTACGCCGTCGAGGTCGTCGACTGCACGGCCGAACCGCACGGCGTGTACGCGCTGACCAACTATCCCAGGTATCCCGACACCCGCATGGTCAGCCTCCTCGCGGAGGAACAGTTCGAGGGCGTCGGCATCGGCCACATGATGTTCTACGCCTCCAGCGCCACCGGAGAGTTCTCCCGCTACCGCTGGAGCGTCAACACCGCCCGGGACAAGGCCTATCCGGTCGCGTCACGGCCGATCGCCGCGGCACGCGTCGTCTGA
- a CDS encoding aspartate/glutamate racemase family protein has product MRIVVTNCNTTREMTEEIVRGARAAAGPGTTVTGLTPAWGPESAEGWLDSFLSAAAVMDALRTYDGAPYDAVVMAGFGEHGREGVRELVDVPVVDITEAAAHLACLLGRRYGVVTTLERSCGQIEDSLELAGVGRNCAAVVGTGLGVLDLGDRDRTGAAFVAAAERARAAGAEVLVLGCAGMTGLERVVGDKLGLPVVDGVGAAVKLAEGLVALGLTTSRAGSFARPVPKRRAWGAE; this is encoded by the coding sequence GTGCGGATCGTCGTCACCAACTGCAACACCACGCGGGAGATGACCGAGGAGATCGTGCGAGGCGCCCGGGCCGCGGCAGGCCCGGGCACCACCGTGACCGGACTGACCCCGGCCTGGGGGCCCGAGTCGGCGGAGGGCTGGCTCGACAGCTTCCTCTCCGCCGCGGCGGTCATGGACGCGCTGCGGACCTATGACGGGGCGCCCTACGACGCCGTCGTCATGGCCGGCTTCGGTGAGCACGGACGGGAGGGCGTACGGGAGCTGGTGGACGTGCCCGTCGTCGACATCACCGAGGCCGCGGCGCATCTGGCGTGTCTGCTGGGGCGCCGGTACGGGGTGGTGACCACGCTGGAGCGGTCCTGCGGCCAGATCGAGGACAGCCTGGAGCTGGCCGGAGTGGGCCGCAACTGCGCCGCCGTCGTCGGCACCGGCCTCGGCGTCCTCGACCTGGGCGACCGTGACCGCACCGGGGCGGCCTTCGTGGCGGCTGCCGAACGGGCCCGGGCGGCGGGTGCCGAGGTACTGGTCCTGGGGTGTGCGGGGATGACGGGACTGGAGCGGGTGGTGGGCGACAAGCTGGGCCTTCCGGTCGTCGACGGGGTGGGCGCGGCGGTGAAGCTGGCCGAGGGGCTGGTCGCGCTGGGGCTGACGACCAGCCGGGCGGGGAGTTTCGCGAGGCCGGTGCCGAAGCGGAGGGCGTGGGGGGCCGAGTAG
- a CDS encoding FUSC family protein: MSPRPHIPARASASLAALPPWLAHALRAQRGPVPWSAVTRGALAAGPLLLVSVLADRISLGVVAAIAAMLAGINDRPGSRRTAVKRLGAPALVGAGGLLVGTYVGDHVGAVALTAVLTGLGLLAGGMSAIGPVASGAGTQLLVAAAIGAGMPVPEAGWIRALAFLAGAGWLLALRLVLPTPGAMTGDFRFDGERDAVARVYDAVAELLDAVGTGQATARRAALTAALDHAQDALAGPRLRRGAGSAAERRLHAQYAAALPLAEAATALAWAAEPLSERASAGPRRLAAAVRENTHTGPLPAPSRSAPALRALDDALLHAADAFDQGSGGDLHARRRGARDLLRTAFGAGGREYGLRVALSFGAGAAVAQALYHSQWYGRHTHWYWLPATAVFLVKPDLGPLVSRVLCRAAGTVLGALFFAGLAAVLPRPEGLVALVALCGALIPVSTRHFAAQTAVVTVLVLSLVMVGGEPQASAARIAETLLACAIVLIVGHLPMPGERGGQVRARLAAAVDAAHAYLTHVLDGPDDRAVRWTLRREAYRALAEARTTIALAAHELPAVARHTEGTDEVAAVLERLVDTTTACAVHLDDTGRLGARHRERLAELLDELAAGRDRLGLRAPVPDLPVAG, encoded by the coding sequence GTGTCCCCGCGCCCGCACATTCCCGCACGCGCATCCGCCTCCCTCGCCGCTCTTCCGCCCTGGCTCGCCCACGCCCTGCGTGCCCAGCGCGGGCCCGTCCCCTGGAGCGCGGTCACGCGGGGGGCGCTGGCCGCCGGGCCGCTGCTCCTGGTGTCCGTCCTCGCCGACCGGATCTCCCTCGGGGTCGTCGCCGCCATCGCCGCGATGCTCGCCGGGATCAACGACCGGCCGGGCAGCAGGCGGACCGCCGTGAAGCGGCTGGGGGCGCCCGCGCTCGTGGGTGCGGGAGGTCTGCTCGTCGGGACCTATGTCGGGGATCACGTCGGGGCCGTCGCGCTGACGGCCGTCCTCACCGGGCTCGGACTCCTCGCCGGCGGGATGAGTGCCATCGGGCCCGTCGCGTCCGGCGCCGGGACGCAATTGCTCGTCGCGGCGGCGATCGGGGCCGGGATGCCCGTCCCGGAGGCCGGATGGATCCGCGCCCTCGCCTTTCTCGCCGGCGCCGGATGGCTGCTCGCGCTGCGGCTCGTACTGCCCACGCCCGGGGCGATGACCGGCGACTTCCGCTTCGACGGCGAACGGGACGCGGTGGCCCGCGTGTACGACGCCGTCGCGGAGCTGCTCGACGCCGTGGGTACCGGACAGGCCACCGCCCGCCGCGCCGCGCTCACCGCGGCCCTCGATCATGCCCAGGACGCCCTCGCCGGACCCCGGCTCCGGCGCGGTGCCGGCTCCGCCGCCGAACGCCGGCTGCACGCCCAGTACGCCGCCGCGCTGCCCTTGGCCGAGGCCGCGACCGCCCTCGCCTGGGCCGCTGAGCCGCTGTCGGAGCGGGCCTCGGCCGGGCCCCGACGCCTCGCCGCCGCCGTCCGCGAGAACACCCACACCGGGCCGCTGCCCGCGCCCTCCCGGTCCGCCCCCGCGCTGCGCGCCCTCGACGACGCCCTGCTGCACGCGGCCGACGCCTTCGACCAGGGCAGCGGCGGTGACCTGCACGCGCGCCGGCGCGGTGCGCGCGACCTGCTGCGCACCGCGTTCGGGGCGGGCGGCCGTGAGTACGGGCTGCGGGTCGCCCTCTCCTTCGGGGCCGGCGCCGCCGTCGCCCAGGCCCTCTACCACTCCCAGTGGTACGGCCGGCACACGCACTGGTACTGGCTGCCCGCCACGGCTGTCTTCCTGGTCAAGCCCGACCTCGGGCCCCTGGTGTCCCGGGTGCTGTGCCGGGCCGCGGGGACCGTCCTCGGGGCGCTGTTCTTCGCCGGTCTCGCCGCCGTGCTGCCCCGGCCGGAGGGGCTCGTGGCGCTGGTCGCGCTGTGCGGAGCGCTGATCCCCGTGTCCACCCGGCACTTCGCGGCCCAGACGGCCGTCGTCACCGTGCTCGTGCTGTCCCTGGTGATGGTCGGCGGAGAGCCCCAGGCCTCCGCGGCCCGGATCGCGGAAACCCTGCTGGCCTGCGCGATCGTGCTGATCGTCGGGCATCTGCCGATGCCGGGGGAGCGCGGCGGCCAGGTGCGGGCCCGGCTCGCCGCCGCCGTGGACGCCGCGCACGCCTACCTCACCCATGTCCTCGACGGCCCCGACGACCGTGCCGTCCGCTGGACCCTGCGCCGCGAGGCCTACCGCGCCCTCGCCGAGGCCCGCACCACCATCGCGCTCGCCGCCCACGAACTGCCCGCCGTCGCCCGGCACACGGAGGGCACCGACGAGGTCGCCGCCGTTCTCGAACGGCTCGTCGACACGACCACCGCCTGCGCCGTCCACCTCGACGACACGGGACGGCTCGGCGCACGGCACAGGGAGCGCCTCGCCGAACTCCTCGACGAACTCGCCGCGGGGCGGGACCGGTTGGGGCTGCGGGCCCCCGTGCCGGATCTGCCGGTGGCCGGATAG
- a CDS encoding uracil-DNA glycosylase, translated as MLDRRVGGCRACPRLVAWREEVARTKRAAFADWTYWGRPVPGFGPPDARLLIVGLAPAAHGGNRTGRMFTGGRSGDVLYQALYDVGLASQPTAVSVDDGLELYGVRITSPVHCAPPANKPTPGERDTCRPWLVQELKLLRPTLRAVVVLGAFGWQAALPAFAEAGWTVPRPRPAFGHGARVPLVGPEGPDGTGGPVGPVGTGGTEGPVGLDVFGCFHVSQRNTFTGRLTPEMLRDVLRTAAGAAGLP; from the coding sequence ATGCTCGACCGGCGGGTCGGGGGCTGTCGGGCGTGTCCTCGGCTGGTGGCGTGGCGGGAGGAGGTTGCCCGTACCAAGCGGGCGGCGTTCGCGGACTGGACGTACTGGGGGCGGCCTGTCCCGGGCTTCGGCCCGCCGGACGCCCGGCTGCTGATCGTCGGGCTCGCCCCGGCCGCGCACGGGGGGAATCGTACGGGGCGGATGTTCACCGGGGGCCGTTCCGGTGATGTGCTGTACCAGGCGTTGTACGACGTGGGGCTGGCGTCGCAGCCCACCGCGGTGTCCGTCGACGACGGGCTGGAGCTGTACGGCGTGCGGATCACCTCGCCCGTGCACTGCGCGCCGCCCGCCAACAAGCCCACCCCGGGGGAGCGGGACACCTGTCGGCCCTGGCTCGTGCAGGAGCTGAAGCTGCTGCGGCCGACGTTGCGCGCGGTCGTCGTACTCGGTGCTTTCGGTTGGCAGGCCGCGCTGCCCGCGTTCGCCGAGGCGGGTTGGACCGTGCCCCGGCCGCGGCCCGCCTTCGGGCACGGGGCCCGGGTTCCACTCGTCGGCCCGGAAGGACCTGACGGCACCGGGGGCCCCGTCGGCCCCGTCGGCACTGGCGGCACCGAGGGCCCCGTCGGCCTCGACGTCTTCGGCTGTTTCCACGTCAGTCAGCGCAACACCTTCACCGGACGGCTCACCCCCGAGATGCTGCGCGATGTGCTGCGCACCGCCGCGGGGGCGGCGGGGCTGCCGTGA
- a CDS encoding GntR family transcriptional regulator — protein sequence MTKIEPLGAVRERVLGSLRQEIIAGRLRPGDRLVERELADRFGVSRVPVREAIRALVAEGFVLFETPRRTVVRPLSPTDVKELFELREALEVYAAGLAAARATPQDLAELRDLLARAASATDAGDAEAITDINTRFHDRLLAMAGNTLLMSVMEPVAGRLQWLTRRNEEWPQLLTEHQDLYQAIASGDPARARAHALDHVQANYRSTVRHLFGKADPPEAPPSPEHAPPRIP from the coding sequence ATGACGAAGATCGAACCCCTCGGAGCGGTGCGCGAGCGCGTCCTGGGGTCCCTGCGGCAGGAGATCATCGCCGGCAGGCTGCGTCCCGGTGACCGGCTCGTCGAGCGCGAGCTCGCCGACCGGTTCGGCGTCTCCAGGGTCCCGGTCCGGGAGGCCATCCGGGCACTCGTCGCCGAGGGCTTCGTCCTCTTCGAGACCCCGCGCCGCACGGTCGTGAGGCCCCTGAGCCCCACCGACGTCAAGGAACTCTTCGAGCTGCGCGAGGCGTTGGAGGTGTACGCGGCCGGACTGGCCGCCGCCCGGGCCACCCCGCAGGACCTCGCGGAGCTGCGCGACCTCCTGGCACGCGCTGCGAGCGCCACCGACGCCGGGGACGCCGAGGCGATCACCGACATCAACACCCGCTTCCACGACCGGCTCCTCGCCATGGCCGGCAACACCCTGCTGATGTCGGTCATGGAACCGGTCGCCGGCCGCCTGCAGTGGCTCACCCGGCGCAACGAGGAATGGCCCCAACTCCTCACCGAACACCAGGACCTCTACCAGGCCATCGCCTCCGGCGACCCTGCCCGGGCCCGTGCCCACGCCCTCGACCACGTACAGGCCAACTACCGCTCCACGGTCCGGCACCTGTTCGGGAAAGCCGACCCACCCGAGGCGCCACCCTCCCCCGAGCACGCCCCGCCTAGAATCCCCTGA